The genome window GGCGGTGACCGGCGGCGGCCGGTCCGAGCCCTCGTCGAACCAGGCCAGCACCCGTCCGAGCGCGGCCGTCGCGGCGAGCCCCGGTGCGGCGGGACCGTGCCCCTCCGCACCGTGCCCCTCCGCACCGTGCCCCTCCGTACCGTGCCCCTCCGCACCGTGCCCCTCCGCACCGTGCCCCTCCGTACCGTGCCCGGCAGGAGCGGGCCCGGCAGGCGCGGGCCACCCCGTCTCGTCGGCCGCGTCGAGCGCCCACCCCGGGATGTCGGCGACCCGACCCGCCCGGATGCAGGCCAGCAGCAGCCCCAGGAGGGCCGTCGCGTCGTGCGGGTCGGCCGCGCGGGCCGCGAGGAAACGCTCCCGGGCCGTGTCGAGTTCCCCGGTGATCTGCAACGCGTGGAGCCCGGCCGCGCGGTCCGACCCCGGCAGCCCGGTCGAGGCCAGCGCGACCGCCCGCCCCCACCGCTCCGCGTCCGAGGAGAAGTCCACCCGCAGCACCTCGGCGGCGAGTGCCAGGACCGCCGGTGGCCGTGGCCCGGACCGGCCCAGCAGATCCGCGCAGACCTCGATCCGGGGCGCGTCCCGCACGCCGGAGCGGGCCAGTTCGTCCGCCACCGAGGCCCTGACCGCCTCCGGGAGGGACTCCGCCCAGTACAGCCGGGTCAGCAGTTCGCAGGCCGGTAACTCCTCGCCGCGCCCGAACCGGGCCGCCGCCAGCGGCCGTACCGCCTCGTCGAGGGGGACGTCACCGGCCTCCGCCACCCGCCCGGAGAGACTCTCCAGCGCCGCGAAGTCGGCCTCGGTGAGCAGCGGCCGGTACGGCGGTTCCGCGACGGACCGTACGAAGTCCACGTAGAAGGGAGTGACCGCCTCGGGGCGCTTCTCCCACTGCGCCCAGATCTTGCGCAGCTTCGTCAGACCACTGTGCGGATCGGGGTCCTGGAGTGCCGACAGCCACTGTCTGCGCAGCCGTCCCGAGGACGAGAAGAAGTCACCGAAGGACGCGGGCGCACTCATGCCGCCGTGCTCACCCCCTGTCTCTCTCGCGTCGCAGGAGATCCTCGAAGTGCCGTGCCTGGTAGGCGTTCCCGGCCCGCCGATAGGTGTCGGCCGTCCGCGTCAGCAGCGCGCAGCGCTCCTTGCGGGTTCGCAGGAGCGCGCTGCCGCGCACCAACTGCCAGGACTCCGCCAGCCGTCGCGCCGACCCGGCCGGGTCGCCCCGGGTGTCGAGCAGCCCCGCCAGTTCGTTGAGCAGCGCCAGCCGGACGGCGGGCGACGGATTCTCCGCGCCGGAGTCCAGACAGCCGCGCAGGGTGTCGCAGGCGCCGGCCGTGTCACCGGCGGCGGCCTGCTCACGGGCCCGTTCCAGCGCGTTCGCGCCGGGCGGCGGACGGCGGGGCCCGGCCTCGGCCTCGGCCAGCGCGCCCAGGAGTTCCGTCGCGCTGCGGAAGCGCCGCGCGGGATCGAACTCCAGACAGCGCAGCACGACGGCGTCGATCTCGCGGGTCACGGTGTTGTTCAGCCGGGACGGCGGTGCCACCGCACGGCCCTCCTTCTTCCGCCGGTACAGCCAGTCTCCGTGCAGGGCGTCGGGCAGTTCGTGGGGCGGGACGAGATGCTCGAAGGGCAGCCGCCCGGTGAGCCCTTCGTACATCAGCACCCCGAGGGAGTACAGATCGGAGGCGGGCACGCTCTCGCCCTGCGAGGTCTCCGGCGCCATATAGGTGAGGGTGCCGGCGACTCCGGGGACGGTCCCGGACTCCAGCAGCCTGGCGGCGAGACCGAAGTCGATGAGCCGTACGGTCAGGTCCGTGCCGAGCAGGACGTTGTCCGGCTTGAGGTCGCGGTGCAGCAACGGCTGGTCCAGGGCGTGCAGTCCGCGCAGCGCCACACAGATCTGCCGCGCCCAGGTGAACAGCTGCTTCGCGGAGACCGTCCGCCGGCTGTGGAACTGGTCGGCGAGCGTGGTGCCCTGCACGTACTCCATCACCAGGAACGCCCGGCCGCCGGCGTCATGGGCCAGCCCGCCGTCGTACACATGGACGAGGTGGCGGCGTGCCTCGGCGTCGGTCATGCCGTCCATCGCCTCGGCCAGCCGCAGGACGTCGGAGAACCGGTGCCGGGCGTCCTCCTCGGTCATCCCCGTCTCCCGGGAGATCTTGCAGGCGACCCGTCGGACGGGCCGGCCCAGGATGCGCTGCTCGCTGAGGAAGACGGCGCCGAAGTTACCGCCGCCGACCCACTCGGTGAGCAGATAGCGGTCGTCGATCATCCGGCCCTCGAACGACCGCAGGTCCGTCCCGGCCCCACCGTCACCCATGGCCCGCTCCGTCGGTGCCGGTGCCGGTGCCGGTGCCGGTGTCGATGGAGGTGTCGGTGTCGATGGAGGTGGCTGAGTCTGTGGCGGGGGCGGTGGAGTCGTCGGCGGCGACGAAGCGGACGTCCGTCCGAGGCCCGCGTCCGTCGGCACCGGCCCCCTCGGGACGGAAGTCCAGCTCGATACGGGCGCACCGCCGGAACTCGTCCTTCCTGCGCTGCTGTTCGAGCAGGACCGGGCTCTCGATCAGGTCGGAGAGGATCTTCGCGACGATACGGCCGCCCTCCTTGCCGCCGGACCTCTCGTTCCGCAGATGCCCCTGCCGGGCGGCGTGCAGGATCAGCGCCTCCGGGACGATCAGTTCCTTCTCCCGTTTGTCCC of Streptomyces phaeolivaceus contains these proteins:
- a CDS encoding serine/threonine-protein kinase, with protein sequence MGDGGAGTDLRSFEGRMIDDRYLLTEWVGGGNFGAVFLSEQRILGRPVRRVACKISRETGMTEEDARHRFSDVLRLAEAMDGMTDAEARRHLVHVYDGGLAHDAGGRAFLVMEYVQGTTLADQFHSRRTVSAKQLFTWARQICVALRGLHALDQPLLHRDLKPDNVLLGTDLTVRLIDFGLAARLLESGTVPGVAGTLTYMAPETSQGESVPASDLYSLGVLMYEGLTGRLPFEHLVPPHELPDALHGDWLYRRKKEGRAVAPPSRLNNTVTREIDAVVLRCLEFDPARRFRSATELLGALAEAEAGPRRPPPGANALERAREQAAAGDTAGACDTLRGCLDSGAENPSPAVRLALLNELAGLLDTRGDPAGSARRLAESWQLVRGSALLRTRKERCALLTRTADTYRRAGNAYQARHFEDLLRRERDRG